TTACGAGGCGATATCGATCAGCCCGTAACGTCGTCGGTACTTTTTCTGACGACCTGCAGGTCCAATCATCTCTTCCGGTCACTCTGTACGTTGTTTCTACCATTAATCTCTCTCAGTTTCTTTGTCTTTCATGCGGGCagtcatttaatatttatacctatatatatatatttagaattttacttCCCACCGACTACTTTTTACGATTAATTCGTAGTAAACATTacgttttcttattttattttttttaaggaaaaaaaattaaagttctgcttaattattgaaatttctcacataaaaattttaaattttaagattaaatattataatattatattttaatattattattattttaaaattttaaaaaataaaaaaaaagttgaattatttattatattttatatacagatctaaaaaaattataatgatcagataataattttatatttgagatgaaaatttttaatagcCAAATAATACCTAAATCTCGTTTTTCCCTCTCCATCCGATTCCCTTTCCCCCCACTTATTCCTTCTCTCAGCTCACTACCTTACCCAGCTAGCCCCATTGTGTCATTTGCAGTGCCACCGACCATCACAATCGGCTCCCCCTCACGCCAGCCACCTTCAAACCTCCTTGTAAGCCCCCACACGTAGCACCCTCTCTCAATCTGAAATGGGTTCTTCTACACGATTTGCTACAGCTACCGTCGCCGTCGTCAGCTCCAACCCCACCATCAAGCATCACCGAGCCCTTGACCTGCCCCCTAGCCACCGTTAAGCTTCCATAGCATGgcagccctctctctctctctctctctttcccgaAATGGGTTTTACCCATGCACGGGTTCTGCCACTTACCCTACCGTATGTCGCCACCCACGGCTTTTAACTACCACCGCGAGCCTTCCTCAACCATCAACAACTCCACCGCACCTCCCTCAGCCATGCCTCTCATTTGGCTTAGATGGACGACGGGGGGTACGGGTGGGGGAGAGGATGCTGATGTGGGAGGTGGGAGGGGGGAGAGGATGTGCAAGGGGCGGGGGCCGGGGACTTGGGCGACACGgggggtggagagagagagagagagagagagagagaggaatatgAAATATGGGAAATGAGAGGGAAAAGTGCATAGTGCAAATTTTGTTGGAAATAATTATTCTCATCATTCATTGTTCATCATCCACCCCTTACATACTGTTAAAACATCCATACGTGAAAAACAATCCCACATCAGGTTATAAGTGTGAGGTGAGTGATGTGAATAGTAGATGATTTGTAGTTTTGCTCTTTGTGGGGGGttgttttttgtcattttattcaagGACATGGAGGTTTTGATCCGGATGATTTAGGTAGGGCTGCtcacaatattttatcatatatttatagTCGTTGCACTTCCCACTGTGAGACGCGAATGTCGTAATTATATCCTGATCAGTTCCTGTCTCCTCGCATTAGTTCTTAAATTATGTGATCAGTTTTAACACTCAACATTTAGAAAATACATACTAAGATGAAGTAAATACAAATGATGAAGATTTGCATCCGGTATAGTGGGAACTATATTCCAACCTATATTTCTAAATGCTAGCCAGTGACAATATTTGTGTTTATCATCAGGGgtttaattttttgaaggaaGTTTGTATATGGGGCAATCATATGGTACATATTTTCAACGAAATGAAAATGCTTCAGCAGATCAAGTGGAGCATTTGGTAATTAGAATAAGAGAACTGTTAGAAACTTCGAGGCGTCCCTTACCAGGAGGAGAATGTTGTATTTACAAGGTTCCACATCACTTGCGCAAATTGAATGAAGAAGTGTACACCCCACAAGTTATTTCCATAGGCCCCTTCCACCACGGCAACCAAAACTTGCAAATCCTGGAAAAGTATAAAGTGAGATATCTCGAGGATTTTATGAGCCGAGCCAATACAAGCCTGGAGAATTTAATAAGCATTGTAAAAGGCTCGGAAAAAGGAATTCTTCAATGTTATGCAGAAACCAACGAACTTGACAGTGATGCGTTTTTGACAATGATACTCCTTGATGCGACCTTCATTATTGAGTATTTCTTGAGAGATATGTTCCCTGTGCAATGGACAGATGAGGATACAACAGTTATAAAGCCATGGATAACTGCTAGGATGCAACTGGACTTCCTGTTAATTGAAAATCAACTTCCTTTCTTTATTCTTAGGGATTTATATCAGCTTGTTTTGGTTACTGATAGAATCATGTACCGTCCCTTCATTGAGGTTGTCTTTCACTACTTTCACTTTCTCAACACTCAAAATATGCCTCCTAATCCCGAGCAGTTCAATGGAATACTTCATTTTGTTGATTTGATCAGAATCTTTTATCTACCTCGACGCGAAAGGCTACCAGAAGGACAAACTGACAGTAGGGTTGAGAAGATATGCTGTGCAACGCAGCTGGCAGAGGCAGGATTGACCTTTAAGAAGAGTGAAAGCCTGTGCTACCTTGACCTAAAATATCATGAAGGAGTGTTGGAAATCCCGCCCTTTACCATTGACGGTACCACGGAGATACTTGCTCGAAACCTCATGGCTTTGGAGCAATGTCACTATCCAACACAAGCATATATTActgattattttttcttgttggaTTTCCTTATTGATACAGGCAAAGATGTGGCTTTACTTGCTGACAAGAAGATCCTTGTTAATGGGATGGGCGACGACAATGCAacttttatcaataatttaGGCACAAATGTCCAATATTCATCCATGAATTCTGAGTATTGCCGTCTTTGTAGAGATTTAGCTAAATTTCAGAATGACAGTTGGAATCGTTGGAAGGCTATCTTCAAACGTGATTATGTTAGCACTCCTTGGAAAATAGTTGCCACCATTGCCGCTATTCTCTTGTTGGCGTTCACATTAACGCAAGCTGTATGCTCTATTATCTCAGTGTTACCATCAAAGAGGAGGAATCTGTAATTCTGATACTAGTAAATGATATATAGCTAGCATTCGATCGAATAACTTTTATTcttcttcagtttattttgataaatttgtctaaaaacaaattattttgtttatgaattTAGGGGCATGCGGGAATGTGGGCTACAACTTGGCAAATTGAAATTAGTAGTTCTTCTACGTACAGGTTTGACCTGTTGCGAAAGCATCGGGATGCATCACTGAGCGCTCATGTGGCAAGCAAGACCTCATcaacatacaaaaataaatataaaagataaatgataGCTGTAATCGTAAGTGCGCAAACGTCgcgcaatcactttaaaaaatgttaataaATACAAGACATACacgaaaagaaattaattttttaatagtaaatttcactctttttcaaaataattgtacgatatttacatatttcacgactgtatataatattatttaatataaaaaatcccCTAAAAGACATAATAGAGGTTTTGGATAAGTATCAAGAATGTGAAATTGAAAGATTTCGATTAACTAAAACGGTTTGTACAAGGCTATATATGGTAAAAGGTGCAGCTATGTAACACCTAGGCCCAAGCAAGGCCCAAACCATCGAAACCCAAGCCCAGCCCTTAGGAACCGTAGAATTTTCCCTCcccttttgtattttttcctcCCCTTCCTAGACGCTTTGCATAGCCCCCGTCCCTCCCCCATGACGCCACTCTCTCTACACATCTATGTGATCCCCACTCGCCACCGTACCAGCTCCTCACCTTCATCACACCAGTAAGTTTCATATTTCTCTTTGATGTTTTTCTTACTCTTTAGATTTCTATCTCAACCagtctctctcgctctctctctgaAGACCCAAGCACGATTGTTGCATGGTGACCTGCACCACCAAGTCGATTGGCCACCGTTTCAACCCTTTGGCTCCTCCACCAAAGCTCACACCTAGCCCAATCACACTTCTCACGACAACACCATCCACTACAAGAGAACCCACTATTTGCGGCTATTACTTTACCGGCGACTTGTAGTTTGGaaagattt
The genomic region above belongs to Carya illinoinensis cultivar Pawnee chromosome 4, C.illinoinensisPawnee_v1, whole genome shotgun sequence and contains:
- the LOC122306737 gene encoding UPF0481 protein At3g47200-like — translated: MGQSYGTYFQRNENASADQVEHLVIRIRELLETSRRPLPGGECCIYKVPHHLRKLNEEVYTPQVISIGPFHHGNQNLQILEKYKVRYLEDFMSRANTSLENLISIVKGSEKGILQCYAETNELDSDAFLTMILLDATFIIEYFLRDMFPVQWTDEDTTVIKPWITARMQLDFLLIENQLPFFILRDLYQLVLVTDRIMYRPFIEVVFHYFHFLNTQNMPPNPEQFNGILHFVDLIRIFYLPRRERLPEGQTDSRVEKICCATQLAEAGLTFKKSESLCYLDLKYHEGVLEIPPFTIDGTTEILARNLMALEQCHYPTQAYITDYFFLLDFLIDTGKDVALLADKKILVNGMGDDNATFINNLGTNVQYSSMNSEYCRLCRDLAKFQNDSWNRWKAIFKRDYVSTPWKIVATIAAILLLAFTLTQAVCSIISVLPSKRRNL